A region of Geobacillus sp. 46C-IIa DNA encodes the following proteins:
- the istB gene encoding IS21-like element helper ATPase IstB has product MKMDLKEICKALHLAYIADRFEEVAYETKEQFLRDVLALELSFRQKAKQARLIKKAKFRELKWLKDYEWSDQIHWPTTTSKEELCDLRFLEQKQNVLLLGSPGTGKTHLATALGLKACERGHEVRFFRVADLVAQLEEALKDGTLGRLKRQIDTGELLILDELGYVPFQKQGSELLFHIIADCYERKSVIVTSNLEFGQWNRVFGDNRLTAALVDRLVHHAHILVFTGESYRLRHALSAVQSLPSHSVER; this is encoded by the coding sequence ATGAAGATGGATTTAAAAGAGATTTGTAAAGCCCTGCATTTGGCGTACATCGCGGATCGATTCGAGGAGGTGGCCTACGAGACCAAGGAACAGTTTTTGCGTGATGTGTTGGCGTTGGAGCTGTCGTTCCGTCAGAAAGCAAAACAGGCTCGATTGATCAAGAAGGCGAAGTTCCGGGAGTTGAAATGGCTCAAAGATTACGAATGGTCGGATCAGATTCATTGGCCGACCACGACCTCGAAGGAAGAACTTTGCGACCTTCGCTTTTTGGAGCAAAAACAGAACGTCCTGCTTTTAGGTTCGCCGGGAACAGGAAAAACCCATCTCGCCACCGCATTAGGATTAAAAGCGTGTGAACGGGGCCATGAAGTTCGGTTTTTCCGTGTCGCCGATCTTGTCGCCCAGCTCGAAGAGGCGTTAAAAGACGGCACCCTCGGACGGCTCAAACGGCAAATCGACACAGGCGAGCTGTTGATTTTGGACGAACTCGGCTATGTACCTTTCCAAAAGCAGGGATCGGAACTGCTGTTTCACATCATTGCCGATTGTTATGAACGAAAAAGTGTCATCGTGACATCGAATTTAGAGTTTGGACAGTGGAATCGAGTGTTTGGGGACAACCGCCTGACGGCAGCGCTGGTGGATCGTTTGGTCCATCACGCCCACATTCTCGTGTTTACGGGTGAGAGCTACCGCTTGCGGCATGCGCTTTCTGCCGTTCAGTCGCTCCCTTCTCACTCGGTTGAAAGGTAA
- a CDS encoding DUF6431 domain-containing protein, which produces MIQFHDFGIDVQTYAERGKENDSPLLTQCPHCRAKRPLHRHGYYERNALTPHGDYRIWIVRYRCRECLKTVSALPSFLLSYFQYTLSAVWQVVKEQLGLTEGTNQAPFLPTKDGIIFYVRRFYRNLSNLHRFFARRWRIIGPIVKKEKEQTSWWIRTLEEHGLYSVIREMWEDGFRHPFAN; this is translated from the coding sequence GTGATTCAATTTCATGACTTTGGCATTGACGTCCAAACGTATGCAGAGCGTGGAAAAGAAAACGACTCCCCTCTTCTGACACAGTGTCCGCATTGCCGGGCCAAGCGCCCGTTGCATCGCCACGGTTACTATGAGCGAAACGCATTGACCCCACATGGTGATTATCGCATTTGGATTGTCCGGTATCGCTGTCGGGAATGCTTGAAGACGGTGAGTGCGCTGCCTTCCTTTCTCCTCTCGTATTTTCAGTATACGTTGTCCGCCGTATGGCAAGTGGTGAAAGAGCAGTTGGGATTGACCGAGGGGACGAACCAGGCTCCGTTCCTCCCGACAAAGGACGGCATCATCTTTTATGTCCGACGGTTCTACCGAAACCTATCAAACCTTCATCGTTTTTTTGCGAGGCGGTGGAGAATCATAGGCCCTATCGTGAAAAAAGAAAAGGAACAGACTTCTTGGTGGATCCGGACGTTGGAGGAACACGGTCTCTATTCGGTCATCAGAGAGATGTGGGAGGACGGATTCCGACACCCTTTTGCGAATTAA
- a CDS encoding DUF4304 domain-containing protein, whose product MERKEFKKIVNDCLLANGFSKKGKYYYKESPEVICCLGLQKSNYSNCYYVNVGIVIKEINKGLELPRDVDGDIRCRFYFKVEGKEVDCLDLDRINESSVIVSSLEANISEIINPSLELEGLKELLKKKPVLLYQTTINAKQYLGIDE is encoded by the coding sequence ATGGAAAGGAAAGAGTTTAAAAAGATTGTTAATGACTGTTTATTAGCAAACGGTTTCTCGAAAAAAGGCAAATATTATTATAAGGAAAGTCCTGAGGTAATATGTTGCCTTGGATTGCAGAAATCAAATTACTCTAATTGTTATTATGTAAATGTAGGTATAGTGATTAAGGAAATAAATAAAGGGCTAGAGCTTCCACGAGATGTTGACGGTGATATTAGATGTAGGTTCTATTTCAAAGTTGAAGGTAAGGAAGTTGACTGTCTTGACCTTGATAGAATAAATGAAAGTAGTGTTATTGTTTCATCATTAGAAGCGAACATTTCAGAAATAATAAATCCATCATTAGAACTCGAAGGTCTTAAAGAACTATTAAAGAAGAAACCCGTTCTCTTATACCAAACAACAATTAATGCGAAACAATATTTAGGTATAGATGAATAA
- a CDS encoding Imm8 family immunity protein, protein MIIPELFCLTIMDEDWGEETDDFWIEIEADIGIKGDSDSAEVFTIYVTSPKRLGNMVEKSGLEIARGLFIMKDFNIKSVEDRLKKILAHCSRKTWNETALAISRYAIWEYEN, encoded by the coding sequence ATGATAATTCCTGAATTATTTTGTTTAACGATAATGGATGAAGACTGGGGAGAGGAGACTGATGATTTTTGGATAGAAATTGAAGCGGATATTGGTATCAAGGGAGACTCAGATTCTGCTGAAGTATTTACTATCTATGTTACAAGTCCAAAAAGGTTAGGGAATATGGTGGAAAAGTCAGGATTGGAGATAGCTAGGGGATTGTTTATAATGAAAGACTTTAATATAAAAAGTGTAGAGGATCGTCTCAAAAAAATACTTGCCCATTGTTCAAGAAAAACCTGGAACGAAACAGCTTTAGCTATTAGTCGGTACGCTATTTGGGAGTATGAAAACTAA
- a CDS encoding RHS repeat-associated core domain-containing protein gives MADENPYRYAGYQYDQETGLYYLIARYYRPEQGVFLSLDPDPGDEDDILTQNGYTYANNNPVMLVDLDGHYAHIVIIAGVGAYRVYKIYKVYKKYRKISKKYHSNSKRNPAIHHGYEIYDKKTNKVVKVGISDGRISKKGKSYRAERQVRKWNKRYKTDRYASRIVKTNIRGRYNALRWEKRHTEYINRIQPNNKLSPPFHYRP, from the coding sequence GTGGCGGACGAAAACCCATACCGATATGCGGGATACCAATATGACCAAGAAACGGGTCTTTATTACCTGATTGCCCGGTACTACCGCCCAGAACAAGGTGTGTTCCTATCCTTGGATCCAGACCCAGGTGATGAGGACGATATCCTCACACAAAACGGCTATACGTACGCGAACAACAATCCGGTGATGTTGGTGGATTTGGATGGGCATTATGCTCATATTGTTATTATAGCTGGAGTGGGGGCTTATAGAGTTTATAAGATTTATAAGGTCTACAAGAAATATAGAAAGATTTCAAAAAAATATCATTCGAATAGTAAAAGAAATCCTGCGATACATCATGGATATGAAATTTATGATAAAAAAACTAATAAAGTAGTCAAAGTTGGTATTAGTGATGGAAGGATTTCTAAAAAGGGAAAATCATATCGCGCTGAAAGGCAAGTTAGAAAGTGGAATAAGCGATACAAGACAGATCGGTATGCTTCACGAATAGTAAAAACTAACATACGTGGTAGGTATAATGCACTGAGATGGGAAAAAAGGCATACGGAATACATTAATAGAATCCAGCCTAACAACAAATTATCACCTCCATTTCACTATCGCCCATAA
- a CDS encoding IS110 family transposase, which yields MHSISNKKINQVTDQTLVVGMDIAKKKHYACFVDERGRVLKKPFPVLQSKEGLEWLYQRIVEAMKEFGKTEVIVGIEPTGHYWLNLAYFLDEKGIPLVMTNPMHVKRSKELDDNLPTKHDAKDALVIARLVKDGRFSYPRILKGMEAELRVGAAFRSKLVEEQGAVRNQMIRWLDRYFPEFTQVFPSFGKMALAVLEYTPFPSDLAGKELEEVLALYRQSEGLQSPQRPKAKKLIELAQHSIGVTEGQQMARIEIATLVRRYRQLEKEIEALTEQLIELVQTFVEYEWLKTVPGVGDATIVELLSEIGSFSHYQDPRQLIKLAGLTLREHSSGQHKGQKRISKRGRKRLRALLFRVMMPMIRHNEAFRQLHDYYTTRPENPLRKKQSIVVLCGKLLKVLHAMCTKHQAFDAKRMMQDIFGLETAA from the coding sequence ATGCATTCTATCTCAAACAAGAAGATTAATCAAGTCACCGATCAAACGCTGGTTGTTGGGATGGATATCGCAAAGAAAAAACATTATGCCTGCTTTGTGGATGAGCGAGGGAGGGTGTTAAAAAAGCCGTTTCCCGTTCTGCAATCGAAAGAAGGATTGGAATGGTTGTACCAGCGCATCGTGGAAGCCATGAAGGAATTTGGAAAAACCGAGGTGATCGTTGGCATCGAGCCAACGGGACATTATTGGCTGAATCTCGCTTATTTTCTTGATGAGAAAGGCATCCCTCTCGTCATGACAAACCCGATGCACGTGAAGCGCTCCAAAGAGCTGGACGATAACCTTCCAACCAAGCATGATGCGAAAGATGCGCTCGTCATTGCCCGGTTAGTGAAAGACGGCCGATTCAGCTATCCGCGCATTCTCAAAGGGATGGAGGCGGAGCTGCGCGTTGGAGCGGCATTTCGCTCCAAATTGGTGGAAGAACAGGGAGCAGTTCGAAATCAGATGATTCGCTGGCTCGATCGGTATTTTCCAGAGTTTACGCAAGTCTTTCCGTCGTTTGGGAAAATGGCGCTCGCGGTACTGGAATATACGCCATTTCCGAGTGATCTAGCAGGAAAAGAGCTAGAAGAGGTTCTCGCCCTTTACCGGCAAAGTGAGGGATTACAATCGCCGCAAAGGCCGAAAGCGAAGAAGCTCATAGAACTGGCCCAACACTCCATTGGCGTAACGGAAGGACAACAGATGGCCCGTATCGAAATCGCCACACTTGTCCGCCGGTACCGCCAGCTGGAAAAAGAGATCGAGGCATTGACAGAACAGCTGATTGAACTCGTTCAGACCTTCGTCGAATACGAATGGCTGAAGACCGTTCCGGGTGTAGGCGATGCGACCATCGTGGAACTGTTATCAGAGATCGGGAGTTTCTCCCATTATCAGGATCCGCGGCAACTCATCAAATTAGCGGGCCTGACGCTGCGGGAACATTCCTCCGGCCAACACAAAGGGCAGAAACGGATCTCGAAACGGGGACGAAAACGGCTTCGCGCTCTCCTGTTCCGCGTGATGATGCCGATGATCCGCCACAACGAAGCGTTTCGGCAGCTGCACGACTATTACACGACACGACCGGAAAACCCGTTACGGAAGAAGCAATCGATTGTGGTGTTATGCGGAAAATTATTGAAGGTACTGCACGCTATGTGTACGAAGCACCAAGCGTTCGATGCGAAGCGAATGATGCAGGACATCTTTGGTCTCGAAACGGCTGCTTGA
- a CDS encoding immunity 26/phosphotriesterase HocA family protein: MSFWESIKNKETVVLSDDAIDLLNDTLLEIKKIYQEDLERMPTVAELEALIMEAIQLDSNIAEQLEEMEITDVKFKLKKRKKAPNIEPGIVFAIPLKGIEKYAYGLVVKGEGLKDDIYIQYFDIFTNEILDIKNFSNQFEKLSVLYTINSGIYGIVNKEWKIIGKLSKGKFNPEEYELPDFVFYNGKEYFVSRGDANTPIAELEPISKEEGEKIKNPIGLIGSNNIVEMLINSYYEKQNQKCI; this comes from the coding sequence ATGTCATTTTGGGAAAGCATAAAGAACAAGGAAACAGTTGTTTTAAGTGATGATGCAATCGATTTGTTAAATGATACGCTCTTAGAAATCAAAAAAATTTATCAAGAAGATTTAGAAAGAATGCCAACGGTAGCTGAATTGGAAGCATTGATTATGGAGGCAATACAACTTGATTCAAATATAGCCGAACAATTGGAGGAAATGGAAATCACCGATGTAAAATTTAAATTGAAAAAGAGAAAAAAGGCTCCTAACATTGAACCAGGTATTGTATTTGCAATCCCGCTTAAAGGAATTGAAAAATATGCTTATGGGTTAGTAGTAAAAGGAGAAGGGCTAAAGGATGACATTTATATACAATATTTTGATATCTTCACTAATGAAATATTAGATATAAAAAACTTTAGTAATCAATTTGAAAAACTTTCTGTTCTATATACTATTAACAGTGGAATATATGGAATCGTTAATAAAGAATGGAAAATTATTGGGAAATTGTCTAAAGGAAAATTCAATCCTGAAGAATATGAGTTACCTGATTTTGTGTTTTACAATGGCAAGGAATATTTTGTGAGTCGAGGGGATGCGAATACACCAATAGCCGAATTAGAGCCTATTTCTAAAGAGGAAGGGGAAAAAATAAAAAATCCAATTGGTCTGATTGGTAGTAATAATATAGTGGAAATGCTTATTAATTCTTACTACGAGAAACAAAATCAAAAATGTATTTAG
- a CDS encoding DUF4304 domain-containing protein, with protein sequence MVGALKKIVVPELRNRGFKEAFPHFRKQEGQLGYLLSFQFDKWGGGFIIEAGVARVNEEGNVIVDGIVRPFQKMNAFHLNNRFRIMNNKNGDKDWFKFDNENQNLEETEFIRIAKNVLPYLDVAENWFEKIKQKQTVR encoded by the coding sequence ATGGTCGGTGCTTTAAAGAAAATAGTAGTCCCAGAATTAAGAAACAGGGGATTTAAAGAGGCTTTTCCTCATTTTAGGAAGCAAGAAGGTCAGTTAGGTTATTTGCTATCGTTTCAATTTGATAAATGGGGAGGAGGATTTATAATAGAAGCTGGAGTAGCAAGGGTTAATGAGGAAGGAAACGTGATAGTTGATGGTATAGTTCGACCATTTCAAAAGATGAATGCTTTTCACTTAAACAATCGTTTTAGAATAATGAATAATAAAAATGGAGATAAAGATTGGTTTAAATTCGATAACGAAAACCAAAATTTAGAGGAAACAGAATTTATTCGAATAGCTAAGAATGTTTTACCATATTTGGATGTTGCAGAAAATTGGTTTGAAAAAATAAAGCAAAAGCAAACAGTACGATAG